From a single Oncorhynchus nerka isolate Pitt River linkage group LG11, Oner_Uvic_2.0, whole genome shotgun sequence genomic region:
- the LOC115136671 gene encoding small nuclear ribonucleoprotein Sm D2 yields the protein MSLLNKPKSEMTPEELQKREEEEFNTGPLSVLTQSVKNNTQVLVNCRNNKKLLGRVKAFDRHCNMVLENVKEMWTEVPKSGKGKKKSKPVNKDRYISKMFLRGDSVIVVLRNPLITGK from the exons AT GAGCCTGTTAAATAAACCCAAGTCTGAGATGACTCCTGAGGAGCTCCAGaagcgggaggaggaggagttcaATACTGGGCCCCTGTCTGTGCTCACCCAGTCTGTCAAAAACAACACACAGGTCCTCGTCAACTGCCGAAACAACAAGAAGCTGCTTGGCCGTGTCAAGGCATTTGACAG ACACTGCAACATGGTCCTGGAGAATGTAAAGGAGATGTGGACAGAAGTTCCCAAGAGTGGCAAGGGCAAGAAGAAGTCCAAACCAGTGAACAAGGACCGTTACATCTCTAAGATGTTCCTGAGAGGAGACTCTGTAATCGTGGTGCTGAGAAACCCCCTCATCACAGGAAAATAG
- the LOC115137597 gene encoding forkhead box protein G1-like: protein MLNMEDFKAPVRVFNKSSFSISSLLFRREGVMSDDGAALDGILSRCSKPLSRKHISSGLSARPKEVSAQDGKYDLHRDKNGDNKEYAVQEDKRVSRNGQREDGEDTERVGEVKTCGGVEGKAKPEKPPFSYNALIMMAISQSPERRLTLNGIYEFIIGHFPYYRENRQGWQNSIRHNLSLNKCFVKIPRHYDDPGKGNYWMLDPSSENMFIAGTTGKLRCRSTAGTRAKLAIKRDSRLTTTAAGLAFTGSFYWPVPSFLNLQHPAHSYPGTGSYVGPHQSNYATSILSQRSHHTTVSAINARADRLFQTNQESSYVGMGGGAQYCRHHQMSAATTFASSSLPCTLSLPNPCSFNLLSGQASYFYSHHQVPHPVTFNAWCQEEYPSSKASPAGQIYSGKNGPSDCLGSLCMEFPNYFLPSSHTSTLNTNRPWDAGK, encoded by the coding sequence ATGTTGAATATGGAGGATTTCAAAGCCCCTGTCAGAGTTTTCAACAAGTCTTCATTCAGCATCAGCAGCCTGCTTTTTCGACGAGAGGGAGTGATGAGTGACGACGGCGCCGCACTGGACGGGATCCTTTCCCGATGCTCCAAGCCCCTTTCCAGAAAACACATTTCTTCGGGGCTATCTGCTAGGCCTAAAGAAGTTAGTGCTCAAGATGGAAAATAtgatttacatagagacaaaaacGGTGATAATAAAGAATACGCCGTCCAAGAGGACAAACGAGTCTCCAGAAATGGCCAAAGGGAAGACGGAGAAGATACGGAGAGAGTTGGAGAGGTGAAGACATGTGGAGGAGTAGAGGGAAAAGCCAAACCGGAGAAACCTCCTTTCAGCTATAACGCTCTGATAATGATGGCTATTAGCCAGAGCCCGGAGCGAAGGCTTACCCTCAACGGCATTTATGAGTTCATCATAGGTCATTTCCCTTACTATCGAGAAAATAGACAAGGATGGCAGAATTCCATCCGACATAACCTGAGTCTGAACAAGTGCTTTGTCAAAATACCTCGCCATTATGATGACCCAGGCAAAGGCAACTACTGGATGCTTGACCCTTCAAGTGAGAACATGTTCATAGCTGGCACAACTGGTAAACTCCGGTGCCGTTCCACGGCGGGCACCCGGGCAAAGCTGGCAATTAAACGGGATTCCCGTTTGACCACCACTGCCGCCGGGCTGGCGTTCACTGGGTCATTTTATTGGCCGGTGCCATCGTTTCTAAACCTTCAACATCCTGCGCACTCATACCCGGGCACAGGGTCATATGTAGGGCCCCATCAGTCCAACTATGCCACCTCGATCCTTTCTCAACGGTCACACCACACCACCGTGAGTGCCATAAATGCTAGGGCAGACCGACTCTTCCAAACAAACCAAGAGTCGTCTTATGTTGGCATGGGTGGAGGTGCGCAGTACTGTCGCCATCACCAAATGAGCGCAGCCACAACATTCGCCTCTTCATCGTTGCCATGCACGTTGTCTCTCCCTAACCCTTGTTCCTTTAACTTGCTATCCGGACAAGCGAGTTATTTTTACTCGCATCACCAGGTACCCCACCCGGTGACGTTCAATGCATGGTGCCAGGAGGAGTACCCCTCATCCAAGGCATCTCCTGCCGGACAGATTTACTCCGGAAAGAATGGACCATCGGATTGCTTGGGGAGTTTATGCATGGAGTTCCCTAATTATTTTCTTCCAAGCAGCCACACGAGCACCCTCAACACCAATCGTCCTTGGGATGCAGGGAAATGA